Genomic segment of Tachysurus fulvidraco isolate hzauxx_2018 chromosome 22, HZAU_PFXX_2.0, whole genome shotgun sequence:
TTGAGACTTTTTCATTACAATTTATCtagtaacacaaaaaaaatgtgagtgtgtgtcgaTGTGGGAAATTTTCATACGTAACAAATTTccgtgtttttttctgtgaaatgATTGTAGGATATGTTCCATTTTTTTGCATCATTGATAGCCAGTCCATTAGAGTTATTACCGTAATAACTTAGCAAAACAATAACGATTATTGCAGAACGTTGGCATTGATTCTTCTCCCAGTTCTGAAATCAGAAACACATTCTGAGGTTAAATATTCATCCCTTAGGTTGATTAGTTACTTTGTCTAGTACTCTAGTCCTTTTTCTACTGCGTTCACACTATCCAGGGTCGAGGAAGAGAGGACGAGAACTGCTTTCAAGGTTCTTTCGGAGTCAAGTCCTCCCATCCTAACCTTCTTAAGTTAAGTTTCCTCTCGTTATTATCACCTTCGAGTCTGGATCCAGATTCGTGTGAAGCTGCTCGGACACATCGCTTTTAAACCttctactgaaataaaatgaaaaaatgataaTCCATAAATATCCAATCAAAAGCAGttctttttattacatttttacatattttctcGATCATCAAGCACGGGCTCAGGCTTGCAATTAAatgttgtatataaaaaaaaagaagtcaatATTAGGGGAAGAACgagttacctttttttttaccactttatttgtatgaaataaaaaaaatactcttaTTTGTTAAAATTTGTAAATCAGGTTCTCTCAGGTACAAATCTCTAATGCTAATGATCACATGTTCAGCTTTTACAGGCATTAAAGCATCCactatatttattaaacccatgcttgcttcttttttttttttttttttttttttttgcccttggCTTTTTTTCTGCTAAATTTCTGCAGCTCGTATAGAATCATGAGCCACTTTGATCATCTGTGTGAATCCGTCCAGAAGTTTACACCAAAAAGACTTCAAAAGTTCATATGTTTAAGTCTCTTTAAGTTTAAGTTTCTCTGATCGCTTGTAAGCTATTTTTATccctaaataaaaaataaaatacactattTCATTTAAGGCTGTAAAGCCAAAATTAGGCCCAGTGCACTTTATGTTCAGTATGTCAGAAAAATCCATCACAAGTCAATGCAAATAAATCGATTCTACTAAGAAACTTCATTCGTCTGTCATTTCAGACACACAGGCAAATATGTGTCACACTTATATAATTTGTACAAGTCCACTGAGCGTATTTATGACACGTTATAGTTACCGTTACGCACTGATCACTTTGTACTTTCGTTACGCATATAGTTTTATACAGTAACATCACAAGACATTATCTTATTATTAAAACACCAGGCACAAGTGATTTAGATATCTTTACCTTCTAGATCTTTAAATATAAGTGTTTAGTGGTGTATGTGCATGCTCGTGACCATAGTGGTGTTCCTGTACCTGCAGATTTCCTGGGttctctctgttttctcctCGCCATCCTTCTCTCAGTGCTGATCTTCTTATGCAGGAATCacgacacgcacacacacatacactctctctctctctctctctctctctctctctctctctctctctctctctctctctctctctctctctctttcagtcagAGCAACaataagaagaacaaaaaaaaatcactccaAAAGTTCACTCCACTGTGCGTAAAGCGCGCATGCGGTTTGCGCCGGTTTGGTTACTCATCCGAACTCGATCTGCCTGCAGATTAACACAGAGAAATCTCACACAGCATCTTGCCAGACTGATAAATAGTcatccttctcttcttcttcatcatcatcatcatcatcatcggaGAAAATGAGCAAACAACTCCACCACCAACCAGAAAAAGGGGGGTATAAActttaagagtttttttttcaccgCTGGTCCTTTAAAGTGTGCGCTGATTTATCAGTAGTCGATATCTCCGATActttaaatacaaacagaaagagTGTCGGATACGATACAGAACTCCGActcgctgtgtgtttgtgtgtgtgtctatgtggaATCCGCGCTAATGGCTTTGGTAcgcacgtgtacacacacacacacacacacacacacacacacacacacacacacacacacacacacacacacacacacacacacacctccagccTTTCCCTCTGTTACACTCCTCCTACTGCTcgcatatttatatttacacgactgagtacatatttatatttacacgaCAGATTTCTACATTTCTTTCAAATGTAGACTGTTGAGTTATAAGTCAACCTGCTTGCTTTAATACATATTTTGCAGGCGCTATGGATTGTTTTAGAAAATCAGATTAATGCACACATGAACGTCATTTTCAGAACCTGGAATTTGTTTCAGGGCATTAAACCTATTAATGCTAGAAGCTTAACCGGTAAACAATAGTCAAACAACATGTACAAATCCAGAAGGTTTTGTCTTATTGCCTTATTATCAACTTTGAACACTGGTTATAAATGGAACTGGTTCTATGAACTCCAGATAAAATAGCATGTAAGGTAAATGTTTGTACATATGCTGagccttccaaaaaaaaaaaaaaaaatccagcaaaGTAACCCGTGGTGCAGTATTTGTAATACATACCATTATAATACAGCCATCTTTCACCGAAAACGAATCGCCAGGTTGAAATTACAAGGAACCCTAGTGGCTATCTGAGGGTTCACGGAaccatatatacatatgtgtttAGCTTTCTAATTTACCTCTTATAACTTGTAGgggcggggggcacggtggattagtgggtagcacgtttgcctcacacctccagggatgggggttcgattcccgcctccgccttgtgtgtgtggagtttgcatgttctccccgtgctcctggggtttcctccgggtactccggttttctcccctggtccaaaaattgcatggtagtttgattggcatctctggaaaattgtccatagtgtgtgagtgtgtgagtgaatgagagtgtgtgtgtgccctgtgatgggttggcactccgtccagggtgtatcctgcctcgatgcctgatgacgcctgagataggcacagtctTCAGCTTGAGATTCATATTTACAGGCACAGATGACTTGGCTGAGAATGCCAAATTTTTCCGTCCATTAGAGACAGAAGCTCTACTTGGAAAGTAACCACCGGATGGTCCGATAGCTAGCAAAATCAAATGTGGAAACCACTTTTTTGGAGACCGTACCAGCTTACTGTTGCTGAATTCTTTATAATGTGGGAAGAGGAGAACAAACATATCCTTTACAGTGGGGCTAGTTGAGAACCAAAATGAGCAACGTCTCATTTTGACATCCACTTAATATAGGAATAATTATCATACACTATTTTGATCAAtgtgatattttttaatttattttccacaaaaaatacCAGGGCACGAAGCTGCAAGCTCTTTACCCGAGCCAAAGCCTCAGAGATCAACCGTTCTGCACTTGTGGATTTAGTCCGTATAGGTTTCcctaaaaagagaaataatctTGGGAACATCCTGGAGGATtaaagtactgcattatcaggactgtcagtcatcaaatcatctgtatatattatattacacacattactgctgctatatattgtacaaaaagcataatattgcacaatattgttatttgcactcccacactttatgtacataacacTTTatgttcatattctatattcatatttaatactcattctgtcaatactgtatctcatcatctgcattgtcttgtagaGTCTGTATAgcatagtgttatttatgtctgtacttttgagcgTCGCAAAcaactggaaccaaattccttgtgtgtgtcaacacacttgacCAATAATTGTAGCCACGGTTTTATTAATAGGATGACAAGTGAGGTGAGGTGACCAGGTCAGTGCATCTGGGGTAACATGCCATGGCATCTTAATCTCTGCAGATGTGCCacaagattttttgtttttttcagttttgcATTTTAAGTTGTATTTTAAGTCAAATTGAGGTACAGGAGGAGTGTTGCACTGgttagagtgtgtatgtataaccGTTAACATACAGGAATATCAGCTAAATTAGATACATTTCATAACTAAATACTAGAACATATGCGATATATGAAAAAAACTcaatgattttattaatttccCCAAACACATTTTGCTTTGCACGTGCTTTGTTGCATGCCAAAAGGGAAGCAGAATGACCGGAAGCGGAAGTGAACTTCCAGCACAACACAACGACCTGCTAAggaataagacaaaaaaaatattcagcttAAATTCGGGTTTTAATGAAAAGCATTCAGCTTAAAAGTTTAAATGACAATAACGAACAGTGTTGTGCTTGATATATGTTTTATCGTTTAACTAAAAACTACAAGTTTATACGGATTAGCATTGTAGGCTTGTCAGGCTAATAAAGGCTAATAAAGTCACTTTGGGCTCGGTCCCAAATCACATTTGTGTCTTTAGGTAGCAGGTATAGGGATTGTTGTATTAGACAGACGCGATATTCAGTGTGCTAGTGCTCGGTTTAGGACGTGACCCGATCCAGAACAAAATCTTGCTGTAAACATGTCTGTTTCTCTGATGTGTAAGTCTGTGTTGGGGTCACGTCGAGCTTTACACGCATTTCAGAGGCGTTTTATTATCGACATGTCGTATTCGAATCACTTCATGGATTATAAACGCTCATCAATACCGAGCAGCATGAAGAAGATGATGGTAATGAAACTGAGCCCCAACTTCCGTCAAGCTGTTTCCGTGGAGACACTTCCGGTCCCGACCCCGCGTAGCAACGAGCTGCTGATCCGGAACcggtcagcacacacacacacacacacacacacacacacacacacacatacatacacatacacacatggagTTTTTCCATAGTCAATCGATCTACCGCATActtttgggaggtgggaggaaactgcAGAACCCAGATGAAACCCACACAGTAACTTCGTAACTGTAACAGTAACTAAGATCAGGACTAAACCTGTTAATACTGTTTATTTTGGCTAAAAGTCCCCAGGATAACCGGCAGAGTAAATGAGTCAACATGTGAAATAAGAAGCAAGGACATCTGATTTGAAAAGGTTTGGACTGTAGTCAAACGATGCATGTCCATCCCAGTACCCCCAGTGTCCATCCCAGTACCTCCCATTTACCCCCAGTGTTTCTTCCAGTGTTCCTTCCAGTACCCCCAGTGTCCCTCCCAGTGTCCATCCCAGTACCTCCCATTTACCCACAGTGTTTCTTCTAGTGTTCCTTCCAGTACCCCCAGTGTCCATCCCAGTACCTCCCATTTACCCCCAGTGTTTCTTCCAGTGTTCCTTCCAGTACCCCCAGTGTCCCTCCCAGTGTCCATCCCAGTACCTCCCATTTACCCACAGTGTTTCTTCTAGTGTTCCTTCCAGTACCCCCAGTGTCCATCCCAGTACCTCCCATTTACCCCCAGTGTTTCTTCCAGTGTTCCTTCCAGTACCCCCAGTGTCCATTACAGTACCCCCCCAGTGTCCCTCTCAGTGTACATCTCAGTACCCAAGTGTTCCTCCTAGTGTCCATCCCAGGACCCCCCAGTGCTTCTTCCAGTGTTCCTTCCAGTACCCCCAGTGTCCTTGCCAGTGTTCATCCCAGTACCCCCCCCCCAGTGTTCCTCCCAGTGTCCATCccagtaccccccccccccagtgtCCATCCCAGTACCCCCCAGTGTTCCTCCCAGTGTCCATCCCAGTACCTCCCAGTGTCCATCCCATTTACCATCCCAGTGTTCCTCACAGTTGTGGAGATGTATCTGAATTTTATTTAGATAATTTAGTATTATCAATTGAACCATTAAATTTAGTGTAAAGCAACGCATCAACAATCACAACAAATAGGGATAAAATGGGGTTGTGATGGTGTGTTGTAAAACTTTGGATATGTCGTGTTTTTATTACTCAGGGTATAATAGCACTGTAGACACTACGTAGTATTCACTATCCGAGGGAGACCCGAAAAATCCCCGAATGCTAATATGGTGCGCATACTCAAAGTATCTGCAGGTTTTGCCACTAGTTCTATCTAAGAACGCTTACAGTCAGATGAGTCGGTCGAACTCACCACCTTCCGATCGTTATGTCGTTACGTGAATCTGTACATTTTTTGTCCGCACTACATTCCAATTCCAAGAAGTTCATTTGTACATTAGTCaccatgtaaaataataatcaatataTATTTGCCATTCATATATAACTCATGGTTTcttattgttttcctttttagaTACATTGGAATAAACGCATCTGATATTAACTACTCCGCTGGCCGCTACGACCCCTCATTGACCCTTCCGTTCCCAGTAGGGTTTGAGGGTGTAGGAGAAGTGGTGGCACTGGGTTTAAGCGCCAGTTCCCGCTTTACAGTGGGTGACACGGTGGCCTATTTAAACGCAGGCGCGTTTGCAGAATACACTCTCGTTTCTGCGCAAAAAGTGATTCCGTTAAAAGAGCCGCAGCCAGAAGCTCTAGCCGTGATTGTGAGCGGAGCGACCGCATCCATTGCCCTGAAGTGCCTTGGGGAAATAAAACAGGGGGAAAAAGTGCTGGTGACGGCTGCTGCCGGAGGAACCGGACACTTTGCTGTCCAGTTTGCCAAGATGGCTGGGTGTCATGTGATAGGCACATGCTCCACCCGAGAGAAGGCAGAGTTTCTGAAGAGCATCGGCTGCGATCGGCCAATCAACTACAAAGAAGAGGACTTGGCCGCGACGTTACGCAGGGAGTATCCTAAAGGTGTAGATGTGGTGTATGAGTCAATAGGGGGCGCTGTGTTCGACCTTGCTGTTAACAACCTGGCGCAACATGGGCGCCTGCTGGTGGTAGGCTTCATCTCAGGTTATCAGAGCAAGTCAGGCTTGCAGCCCATCAGTGGAGACACAATTCCTGCCAAACTCCTGCAGAAATCAGCCAGCATAAGAGGCTTCTTTCTGGCCCACTTCCTATCAGAGTACAGTGAGTGCGTGCAAAAGATAATCCAGATGCAGGAGAAGGGGGAGATTTTGTGCGCCATCGATAACGGACAGATGGAAAAAGAAGGTCGATTCGTGGGATTGGAGTCAGTGTACAGGGCAATAGATTATATGTACGCTGGAAAGAACCAAGGCaaagtggtggtggaggtgaaTCCCGACATCTGAGGACAGGAGTCACAACATCATTTTGATGAATATGTatccaagatttatttttattatttacagaatagATGtcttaatatactgtataaataaataaaaaaatctgtttaatccAATGAACAGCAAATTCTGATCTcctttttataaatgaaaaaaatgctaaCCACTGTTAAACATCAGgcaatggaaatgtttttaacctagtaaataaataatattaggcGGCGTTCAAATCCGAGTGTGATTGTTCTGGGAACCAAGCCATGGTGCCGTTATGCTGTCTCACCAACGTTCCCCTGTCACTCATGGGATACATTCGTTGTGGAAAACTAATCATGTTAGCGTCagctaaaacacacatgcaggttACTTTACTTAATGAACAGCATGGTCCTGAATTCTAGCTGCGTTAACGTTTACGAGAACGACGGCGCAGTTCCGATGCTCGGTACCACCTCCTACGGGTAGTCCTACAGGTTCGGTACCATGCTGGGCTTCCTGGTCCTCGTGACAGTTTTCACATTACTAATTTTCCTTGCTTTGTTTCAGACTAATCTGCCAGTGTGGAAGCCTCCTTAGGTACTGAGTTAATGGAAGATTTAAGTATTAAACCAGTTCGCTTGTGTAAAATTGCCATCAAACTCATTTGATCAAAGCTTTATGGGTTCGAATGATCATTCCTAATCATATTTTTACATACGGACAGTGATGGCACAATCCTGGGAATCCTGAGCTTCCAGGTTGTCTGGGATTTCACACAATTTCCGAATCCTTtaggttctccggtttccttccaTCTCCCAGAAAACTGAGAAATATGGAGTGGTAGTTTGACTACACTTAACTGCTCCAGTGTGGATATATTGTTCTTCGATGGACCGGCatcccattcagggtgtattcccatTTTACATAAATAACAACATTCCCAGGACAGGCTTTGGATCCTTCattgatttcatttcattcattcattcattcattcatcttctaccacttatccgaactacctcgggtcacgtggagcctgtgcttatctcaggcgtcatcgggcatcgaggcaggatacaccctggacggagtgccaacccatcacagggcacacacactctcattcactcacacactcacacactacggacaattttcccagagatgccaatcaacctaccatgcatgtctttggaccggtggaggaaaccggagtacccggaggaaacccccgaggcacggggagaacatgcaaactccacacacacaaggcggaggcgggaatcgaacccccaaccactaagccaccatgccgtGGAAAAATCTTTAGTGTTTAAATCCCTTCATGTTTTTGACCATTTTGTTCTCTTTGAATATGctcaataatattatataaccAGTGTTTTTTAAGCAAAAACGGTCTATAACGGGGAAAAAACCAATAGCGTCGGCTTGCGGAAAGCAAGATGCATGAAGAATCGATTTAGAACCGCATCGTAGCACCTTGTAACAAAACTACAACGATACATAAGACCACAGAGACTttagtgtgtaaatatttacacaaaatacTGCTCATTAACGCACGATC
This window contains:
- the LOC113646819 gene encoding prostaglandin reductase-3, with the protein product MSVSLMCKSVLGSRRALHAFQRRFIIDMSYSNHFMDYKRSSIPSSMKKMMVMKLSPNFRQAVSVETLPVPTPRSNELLIRNRYIGINASDINYSAGRYDPSLTLPFPVGFEGVGEVVALGLSASSRFTVGDTVAYLNAGAFAEYTLVSAQKVIPLKEPQPEALAVIVSGATASIALKCLGEIKQGEKVLVTAAAGGTGHFAVQFAKMAGCHVIGTCSTREKAEFLKSIGCDRPINYKEEDLAATLRREYPKGVDVVYESIGGAVFDLAVNNLAQHGRLLVVGFISGYQSKSGLQPISGDTIPAKLLQKSASIRGFFLAHFLSEYSECVQKIIQMQEKGEILCAIDNGQMEKEGRFVGLESVYRAIDYMYAGKNQGKVVVEVNPDI